A portion of the Plasmodium relictum strain SGS1 genome assembly, chromosome: 11 genome contains these proteins:
- a CDS encoding proteasome subunit alpha type-7, putative produces the protein MTYDRAITVFSPDGHLLQVEHALEAVKKGGCAVAIKSSNFAVLAVEKKNIPKLQNPKTTEKLIKLDEHNCLAFAGLNADARVLINKTRLECQRYYLNMDEPAPVDYIAKYVAKVQQKFTHRGGVRPFGIATLIAGFKNNKEICIYQTEPSGIYASWKAQAIGKNAKTVQEFLEKNYYENMEQNECILLALKAIFEVVELSSKNVEVALLTEKDLLFIDEQKINSLVEAIEQERTKKNSQNE, from the exons ATGACTTATGATAGAGCAATAACAGTCTTTAGTCCAGATGGACATTTATTACAAGTAGAACATGCCTTAGAAGCAGTAAAAAAAGGTGGTTGTGCAGTGGCAATAAAAAGTTCCAACTTCGCTGTTTTAGcagttgaaaaaaaaaatattcctaAATTACAAAACCCCAAAACAacagaaaaattaataaaattagatGAACATAATTGTTTAGCTTTTGCTGGATTAAATGCAGATGCAAGAGTGTTAATTAATAAg aCACGTTTGGAATGCCaaagatattatttaaatatggaCGAGCCTGCACCGGTTGATTATATTGCCAAATACGTTGCGAAAGTTCAACAAAAATTTACTCATAGAGGTGGTGTCAGACCATTTGGAATAGCAACATTAATCGCCggatttaaaaataataaagaaatatgtatttatCAAACTGAACCAAGTGGGATATATGCTTCATGGAAAGCTCAAGCTATTGGAAAAAATGCAAAAACTGTTCAagaatttttagaaaaaaattattatgaaaatatggAACAGAATGAATGTATTCTTCTAGCATTAAAAGCTATATTTGaa gttGTAGAATTAAGTAGTAAAAATGTGGAGGTTGCTTTACTTACAGAAAAGGATCTACTTTTTATTGATGAACAGAAAATCAATTCATTg
- a CDS encoding proteasome subunit alpha type-4, putative, translating to MARRYDSRTTTFSPEGRLYQVEYALEAINNASITIGIITKEGVILGADKVFISKLIDKANNFEKIYKIDNHIFCGVAGLNADANILIRQSRMYTQRYLYNYNDIEPVSQLVVQICDIKQSYTQYGGLRPYGVSFLIAGYDMKDGYQLYHTDPSGNYSGWFATAIGTNNLTASSILKQEWKKEMTLEEGLLLALKTLAKSTDNEIPKSEKIELAYLSYKDGEFFQKYLTEKEIEELIKLYTQKYVKE from the coding sequence ATGGCTAGAAGATATGATAGTAGAACAACTACTTTTTCTCCAGAGGGAAGACTATATCAAGTAGAATATGCATTAGAAGCTATTAATAATGCAAGTATAACAATTGGAATAATAACAAAAGAGGGAGTAATATTAGGAGCAGATAAAGTTTTTATATCTAAATTAATAGATAAAGCtaataattttgaaaaaatatataaaattgatAATCATATATTTTGTGGAGTTGCTGGTTTAAATGCGGAtgcaaatattttaataagacAATCAAGAATGTATACACaaagatatttatataattataatgatatTGAGCCTGTATCTCAGTTAGTTGTTCAAATTTGTGATATCAAACAAAGCTATACGCAATATGGTGGTTTAAGACCGTATGGAGTTAGTTTTTTAATTGCTGGTTATGATATGAAAGATGGTTATCAACTTTATCACACTGATCCTAGTGGAAATTATTCTGGATGGTTTGCAACAGCAATAGGAACTAATAATTTAACTGCTAGCTCTATTCTTAAACAAGAATGGAAAAAGGAGATGACTTTAGAAGAAGGCTTATTATTAGCATTAAAAACATTAGCTAAAAGTACAGATAATGAAATACCTAAAagtgaaaaaatagaattagCTTATTTATCATACAAGGACGGAGAATtctttcaaaaatatttaacggaaaaagaaatagaagagTTAATTAAGTTATACACACAAAAATACgttaaagaataa
- the HAS1 gene encoding ATP-dependent RNA helicase HAS1, putative has translation MTYLEYKVKKEHNNFRENKKKNILKKKKKKKFQKDENEKKILLEKNDINIKVKKKIKKDERTNNMETKKNKKILNNEIKKNIKKKKKKKINIELEKTNNFNSEKRLNNVENGLGDLRDKPSDSEENSKINSLNDSKNDSKKIIEESENEKKTEIISSEISTQENFYSEMKFEDLNICDALKKGLKELNFVKLTEIQAKCIPHFLNGKDILGAAKTGSGKTLAFLIPSIHILYNIKFLPKNGTGVLIISPTRELCLQIYQVCKDLCKYIPQTNGIIIGGMSRNEEKKKFIHGINILIATPGRLLDHMQNTKEFIYKNLICLIIDEADRLLQIGFEEEINLIIKRLPKKRQTALFSATQTTKVESLIRLSLQKPIFIEVTTKIATVERLQQGYALVEEDKRFLLLFTFLKRNLSKKIMVFFNNCMSVQFYNDLLNYIDIPTYCIHGKKKQNKRLKSFHDFSSSQNGILLCTNVAARGLDIPNVNYIIQYDPPDDSKEYIHRVGRTCRGNDSNGSAIIFLMEHELKFLNYLKFYNIPINQFAYDASKVINIQSHIQSIVTKNFHLHKMAREAFKAYLNSYITYALKDVFDVNNLNLLLTSKNFGLEVPPKVDLNLKLNIKKKKFK, from the exons atGACTTATTTGGaatataaagtaaaaaaagaacACAATAATTttagagaaaataaaaaaaaaaatatattaaagaagaaaaaaaaaaaaaaatttcaaaaagatgagaatgaaaaaaaaattttattagaaaaaaatgatatcaATATtaaggtaaaaaaaaaaattaaaaaagatgaaagaACAAATAATAtggaaacaaaaaaaaataaaaagattcttaataatgaaataaaaaaaaatattaaaaaaaaaaagaaaaaaaagattaacaTAGAATTGGAAAAaactaataattttaattctgAAAAACGCTTAAATAATGTAGAAAATGGTTTAGGTGATTTAAGAGATAAACCCAGTGATTCTGAAGAGAattcaaaaattaattcattaaatgaTTCAAAAAatgattcaaaaaaaataatagaggaatctgaaaatgaaaaaaaaacagaaataATTTCATCTGAAATTAGTACAcaagaaaatttttacaGTGAAATGAAATTTGAAGACTTAAATATTTGTGATGCATTAAAAAAAGGTTTAAAGGAGCtaaattttgttaaattaACAGAAATTCAAGCAAAATGTATTCCTCATTTCTTAAATGGTAAGGATATATTGGGTGCAGCCAAAACAGGATCAGGAAAAACATTAGCTTTTCTTATACCATctatacatattttatataatataaaatttttgccAAAAAATGGAACAGGAGTTTTAATTATATCACCAACAAGAGAATTATGTCTTCAAATATATCAAGTTTGTAAAGATTTATGTAAGTATATACCTCAGACTAATGGTATTATTATTGGAGGTATGAGTagaaatgaagaaaaaaaaaaatttattcatgGAATTAATATTTTGATTGCTACTCCTGGAAGATTACTAGATCATATGCAAAACACAAAAGAATTTATTTACAAGAATTTGATATGTTTAATTATTGATGAAGCTGATAGATTATTGCAAATTGGTTTTGAAGaagaaattaatttaattataaaaagacTTCCGAAAAAAAGACAAACTGCATTATTTTCAGCAACTCAAACAACTAAAGTAGAAAGCTTAATTAGACTTTCTTTACAAAAACCTATATTTATTGAGGTGACTACAAAAATAGCAACTGTGGAAAGACTACAACAAGGATATGCATTAGTTGAAGAAGATAAAAGATTTCTTTtgttatttacttttttaaaaagaaatttatcaaaaaaaataatggtattttttaataattgtaTGTCAGTTCAATTTTATAACGACTTACTAAATTATATTGATATACCAACATATTGTATTCACggcaaaaaaaaacaaaataaacgCTTGAAAAGCTTTCATGATTTTTCAAGTTCTCAAAACGGTATTTTATTATGCACAAATGTTGCTGCAAGGGGGTTAGATATACCTAatgttaattatattattcaatatGATCCTCCTGATGACTCGAAAGAATATATACATAGAGTAGGAAGAACTTGTCGAGGAAATGATTCAAATGGATCAgccattatatttttaatggaACATGAGTTGAAATTTTTaaactatttaaaattttataacatACCAATAAATCAATTTGCATATGATGCTAGTAAAGTTATAAATATACAATCACATATTCAGTCAATTGTTACAAAAAACTTTCATTTACACAAAATGGCTAGAGAAGCTTTTAAAGCATATTTAAAt agtTATATTACTTATGCACTCAAAGATGTTTTTGATGTGAACAATCTGAATTTACTTTTAACTTCGAAGAATTTTGGGTTAGAAGTACCCCCAAAAGttgatttaaatttaaaattaaatataaaaaaaaagaaatttaagtga
- the ERD2 gene encoding ER lumen protein retaining receptor, putative, producing the protein MNAFRLIGDILHLVSMYILIIKLKKSKNCIGISCRMQELYLIVFLCRYIDLFFVFVSLYNTIMKITFILTIAYTIYLIRFKLPISQTYNRKVDNFKSEKYLIPPFLSLLTCKTYNLYNILWTFSIWLESVAILPQLVLLEKQREVENITSHYVITMGLYRTFYILNWIYRYFFDEKPYINVVGWIGGLIQTLLYIDFFYYFALAKWYGKKLVLPFNGEV; encoded by the exons ATGAATGCTTTTAGATTAATAGGTGATATATTACATTTAGTAAGTATGTACATacttattataaaattaaaaaagtcaAAAAATTGTATAGGGATTTCTTGTCGTATGCAAGAATTGTATTTAATAGTTTTTTTATGCAG ATATATTGATCTTTTTTTCGTTTTTGTGAGCTTATACAATACTATTATGAAGATAACATTTATATTAACTATAGCATAtacaatatatttaataagaTTTAAGCTTCCTATTTCCCAAACATACAATAGAAAAGttgataattttaaaagtgAAAAGTATTTAATTCCACCCT ttctaAGTTTATTAACATGTAAAACATATAatctttataatatattatggACATTTTCTATATGGTTAGAAAGTGTAGCAATATTACCTCAGTTggttttattagaaaaacaAAGAGAAGTAGAAAATATAACGTCTCATTATGTTATTACAATGGGATTATATAggactttttatattttaaattggatatatagatatttttttgatgaaAAACCTTATATAAACGTTGTAGGATGGATAGGTGGTCTCATTCAaacattattatatattgatTTCTTTTATTACTTTGCTCTTGCTAAGTGGTATGGAAAAAAATTAGTGTTACCCTTTAATGGAGAAGTTTAG
- a CDS encoding Ran-binding protein, putative, with protein sequence MPYKNKYYRDNCEENKNSNEKNNLIYNRDVCEKIREKEKEEKDFYEKNKNIQKYNFDKKEKMENSKSKSPNNLSKKDYKNNDKKYFEKNKDRNYKQENRDKSDNRLEQRYGNKYNDNYNNKYNDNYNNKYNDKYDNKYNDKYDNKYNDKYDNKYNKKYDDKYNKKHDDKYDKKSDSKYDDEYNIKRIKRKYEERRNSNRSIEKTYSKNNSEYYNKYKDRDFERERKINRSNNNNSSYNKNENRRNESKSVSKNKEEYRRSRNDDEIEEYSSYSDDKYHKYSRKKKRFNDYEENDSHINDNMKKIQNTNNILEKKTNIELSRFIFIYKIPDDITEEEIDEIIRNIAINNAFSLPLNIYINKLSYFSIKDDLFIKENLEFLKNNSYFNNIQQNILRGKLENKISDDKCCIIEFPSNEACGKLFSLFEENNCIEIKRNICHIFPIFKLKKKNKNNEEKVPIKKFNDWFCSFCNFLNFSRRTVCYFCKAAKTSDSKIVENESKNINNFLKNNINSSDNSYLKNNFNLNNDQKVFNNFAVDSFNTHHGYTNNVNNLNSNYEDIMNDKLNFIKNNNILNAKTDISLNDNYNSDYNFYSFNLFHFFENNIENFETTKEVLLDEEKTNMLILKDIDGSIPNKDIIKFLNNIFEKRNVDYFYLFNDIKGSNKRKGFCFIEFNNQNVAEKMMKELEGNYYINFQNNYLKLDYVNQKEKQCFFNCINLAKLNINKSSAIVLKNYIPYFNFFVNYFEAIANMNLLHYTFFLVWTSQIIILKKGKPELTEFFFDYNSQYYYHPIYQIYFDNNTKFYMSLSKGYYIWNMKAECLVRIYLDNEEGNHKNESTNESLLLSNTLKNNIDENICNNNNDNNNENNKTKNTNENVTSTKISTFVEEVRKIALASKKTIEQMNINESSCNNLEKKNKEIIKKHFSTDSADENDFSDKEELQKKSNNKNLDNKNNISNKSNKEYNNDLPNNANSSAQTKEIFKECIVNSNLKHPNNKVLGNSTQFNNNKNVNEFNNSNTSAEKSVINQRCSTDNLDSICFICLRKFLNKELLQKHIDMSSLHKKNLQSVLGFVAIT encoded by the coding sequence ATgccatataaaaataaatattatagagATAATtgtgaagaaaataaaaatagcaatgaaaaaaataatctaaTATATAATAGAGACGTTTGCGAAAAAataagagaaaaagaaaaagaagaaaaagatttttatgaaaaaaataaaaatatacaaaaatataattttgataaaaagGAGAAAATGGAAAATTCTAAATCAAAGTCACCTAAcaatttaagtaaaaaagattataaaaataacgataaaaaatattttgaaaaaaataaagatagaAATTATAAACAAGAAAATAGAGATAAGAGTGATAATAGACTTGAGCAAAGATATGGTAATAAATATAAcgataattataataataaatataacgataattataataataaatataacgataaatatgataataaatataacgataaatatgataataaatataacgataaatatgataataaatataacaaaaaatatgatgataaatataataaaaagcatgatgataaatatgataaaaagtCTGATAGTAAATACGATGATGAATACAATATAAAAAGGATTAAGAGAAAATATGAAGAAAGAAGGAATAGTAATAGAAGTATTGAAAAAACTTATAGTAAAAATAACTCTGAAtactataataaatataaagatagAGATTTTGAAagagaaagaaaaataaataggagtaataataataatagttcatacaataaaaatgaaaatagaaGAAATGAAAGCAAATCAGtttctaaaaataaagagGAATATAGAAGATCACGTAATGATGATGAAATAGAAGAATATTCTTCATATTCTGACGATAAATATCATAAATATAGTAGAAAGAAGAAAAGATTCAATGACtatgaagaaaatgattcacatataaatgataatatgaaaaagatacaaaatacaaataatattttagaaaaGAAAACTAATATTGAATTATCtagatttatttttatatataaaataccTGATGATATAACAGAAGAAGAAATTGATGaaattattagaaatatAGCAATAAATAATGCATTTTCATTACCtctcaatatatatataaataaattatcatatttttctataaaagatgatttattcataaaagaaaatttagaatttttaaaaaataattcatattttaacAATATACAACAGAATATACTAAGAggaaaattagaaaataaaataagcgATGACAAATGTTGTATAATTGAATTTCCATCTAACGAAGCTTGtggaaaattattttctctttttgaagaaaataattgtattgaaataaaaagaaatatttgtCATATATTTCCAATAtttaaactaaaaaaaaaaaataaaaataatgaagaaaaagtacctataaaaaaatttaatgattGGTTTTGCtctttttgtaattttttaaatttttcccGAAGAACGGTATGCTATTTTTGCAAAGCCGCAAAAACTAGTGATTCAAAAATAGTAGAAAATGAATCTAAgaacataaataattttttaaaaaataatataaatagttcagataattcatatttaaaaaacaattttaatttaaacaaTGATCAAAAAGTGTTCAATAATTTTGCAGTTGATTCTTTCAATACTCATCATGGATATAcaaataatgtaaataatttaaatagtaATTATGAGGATATTATGAATGATAAGctgaattttattaaaaataataacatattAAATGCAAAGACTgatatttctttaaatgataattataacagtgattataatttttattcatttaatctatttcatttctttgaaaataatatagaaaattttgaaaCAACAAAAGAAGTATTGCttgatgaagaaaaaacaaacatgttaattttaaaagatatagaTGGTAGTATACCTAATaaagatattataaaatttttgaataatatatttgaaaaacGTAATgttgattatttttatttatttaatgatataaaagGTTCGAACAAAAGAAAAGGATTTTGCTTTATTGAGTTTAATAATCAAAATGTAGCagaaaaaatgatgaaagaACTTGAAggaaattattatataaattttcaaaataattatttaaagttGGATTATGTaaatcaaaaagaaaaacaatgcttttttaattgtataaatttagctaaattaaatataaataagtcATCTGCTATTGttcttaaaaattatataccatattttaatttttttgttaattattTTGAAGCAATTGCAAATATGAATCTACTTCATTATACTTTCTTTTTAGTGTGGACATctcaaataattattttaaaaaaaggaaagcCTGAGTTAACAGAATTTTTCTTTGATTATAATAGCCAGTATTATTATCACCCAATttatcaaatatattttgataataatacaaaattttatatgtCTTTATCAAAAGGATATTACATATGGAATATGAAAGCAGAGTGTTTAGTAAGAATATATTTAGATAATGAAGAAGGAAATCATAAAAATGAGAGTACTAATGAGTCATTATTATTGTCTAATAcattgaaaaataatatagatgAAAACATatgtaataataacaatgataacaataatgaaaataataaaacgaAAAATACAAATGAAAATGTAACTAGCACTAAAATTTCTACTTTTGTAGAAGAAGTCAGAAAAATAGCTCTAGCATCAAAAAAGACAATTGAGCAGATGAATATTAACGAGAGTAGTTGcaataatttagaaaaaaaaaataaagaaattataaaaaagcaTTTTTCTACTGATTCAGCGGATGAAAATGATTTTTCAGATAAAGAAGAACTTcagaaaaaaagtaataataaaaatttagataataaaaataatataagcaATAAATCTAATAAGGAATATAATAATGATCTCCCAAATAATGCCAATTCAAGTGCTCAAACTAAAGAGATTTTTAAGGAATGTATCGTTAATAGCAACCTAAAACATCCTAATAACAAAGTATTAGGTAACTCAACTCAattcaataataataaaaatgttaatgaatttaataattcaaatacTAGTGCAGAAAAAAGTGTTATAAATCAACGATGTAGTACTGATAATTTAGATAGCATATGCTTTATATGCTtgagaaaatttttaaataaagaactTCTCCAAAAGCATATAGATATGTCATCattacacaaaaaaaatttacaaagtGTTTTAGGTTTTGTAGCTATTACATAA
- a CDS encoding tetratricopeptide repeat protein, putative, translating to MGGSASKNLEYYNYTSMRLLDTENEKEEEYYKENDVEEIIKKAREIRNYNFKESLDLYFKSLRILKKLKDNNSIIYKNVLEFEIRPLDVTNDSLKLDLKNLGEKNKRYDSSSSITNDNVSINKKIASLYNEIGDLCCIHDFLDKSLFYYDKACSYNPSKVDYIYKKGVLYQQMNQTEKAINTFKRILSTDENHIPTLFSLGNLYRYIDNNIALAYFEAILKKEPNNSEVLSLIASCYDNLGNLNEAISYQNKVVQINPDNFNHKKFAQRLIEMKLQN from the coding sequence ATGGGAGGATCTGCTAGTAAGAATTTAGAATATTACAATTATACAAGTATGAGGCTTTTAGATACAGAAAATGAGAAAGAAGAAGAGTATTATAAAGAGAACGATGTTGaggaaataattaaaaaggcAAGAGAAATAAGAAActataattttaaagaatCATTGGATTTATATTTCAAATCCTTAAggattttgaaaaaattaaaggatAATAActcaataatatataaaaatgtactAGAATTTGAAATAAGGCCATTAGATGTAACAAAtgattcattaaaattagatttaaaaaatttaggagaaaaaaataaacgtTATGATTCGTCTTCATCAATTACCAATGATAATGtttcaataaataaaaagatcgCATCATTGTATAATGAAATAGGTGATTTATGTTGCATACATGATTTTTTAGataaatcattattttattatgataAAGCTTGTTCATATAATCCTTCAAAAGtagattatatatataaaaaaggagTATTATATCAACAGATGAATCAAACTGAAAAAGCCATCAATACATTTAAACGCATCCTTTCAACTGATGAAAATCATATACCTACATTATTTTCACTGGGTAACTTATATAGATATATTGATAACAACATTGCTCTTGCATATTTTGAAGCAATACTTAAAAAAGAACCAAACAATTCAGAAGTTTTATCATTGATTGCATCCTGTTATGATAATTTAGGAAATTTAAATGAAGCTATTTCTTATCAAAATAAAGTTGTTCAAATAAATCCTGATAATTTcaatcataaaaaatttgcTCAAAGACTTATAGAAATGAAattacaaaattaa
- the TFB4 gene encoding RNA polymerase II transcription factor B subunit 4, putative, producing MQKNEEVCSKTDNLKDEKEVKNHLILVIDVNLLIWCEGLKIKFDKNQVKTLKLSDFFKSIFQFIRFYCFMSNSERICIIATCSNNCKIIYENYISYAKNNLTENDYCSDTYDNLINFINENKSDKLSESTLSSALIIALCYNNRICNLYENINTRIFLLDISKSHFYTNQYTQLMNIAYNAKRNNVIIDVFSLNHKTKILEQICNITNGLYIDNSIFLNVNCNDKIEDILTQIIIFWFLPSNNSRKYFSNTYLNEDTNIAVCSCHNKQIDIAYICSCCLAIYCSEKDSQTNKDRICCSICKTRFTKSLLRNKIVSDLDFTFI from the coding sequence ATGCAGAAAAATGAGGAAGTTTGCTCAAAAAcagataatttaaaagatgaaaaagaagTTAAAAACCATTTAATTTTAGTTATagatgttaacttattaataTGGTGTGAAggattaaaaataaagtttgATAAAAATCAAGTAAAAACTTTAAAATTATCcgatttttttaaatcaatttttcaatttataAGATTCTATTGTTTCATGAGTAATTCAGAAAGGATATGTATAATTGCTACATGTTCTAATAATTGTAAAATcatatatgaaaattatatatcttatgctaaaaataatttaacagAAAATGATTATTGTAGTGATACTtatgataatttaattaattttattaatgaaaataaaagtgaTAAATTAAGTGAAAGTACCTTATCATCAGCCTTAATCATTGCATTATGTTATAATAATAGAATTtgtaatttatatgaaaatattaatactagaatatttttattagatatATCCAAAAGCCACTTTTATACCAATCAATATACACAATTAATGAACATAGCTTATAATGCTAAAAGAAATAATGTAATAATTGATGTCTTTTCACTTAATCATAAAACGAAAATACTTGAACAAATATGTAATATTACCAATGGTTTATATATAGATAATagcatatttttaaatgttaaTTGCAATGATAAAATTGAAGATATATTGAcacaaattattattttttggtTTTTACCCTCAAATAATTCGAGAAAATACTTTTCTAATACATACTTAAATGAAGATACCAATATAGCTGTTTGCTCCTGTCACAACAAGCAAATAGATATAGCTTATATTTGTTCTTGTTGTTTAGCTATTTACTGCTCGGAAAAGGATTCTCAAACTAATAAAGATAGAATTTGTTGTTCTATTTGTAAAACAAGATTTACTAAATCattattaagaaataaaattgtttCCGATCTagattttacttttatttaa